A genomic region of Alicyclobacillus sp. SO9 contains the following coding sequences:
- a CDS encoding 2-oxoacid:acceptor oxidoreductase family protein — protein MVSQEIIFAGFGGQGILSMGKFLAYAGMEAGLNVSWLPSYGPEMRGGTANCGVIITDEAIGSPIVTRPTALVVMNRPSLDKFESVLQPGGLLILDSNLVTRSSERTDIDIISIPAQTSAEELGNKRAANMVLLGALAAKTGIIAEDLLLQSIQRHGKKDFFEVNQKALAKGAEYVPAHSAS, from the coding sequence ATGGTGTCACAAGAAATCATATTTGCGGGGTTCGGCGGACAAGGAATTCTCTCAATGGGGAAATTTCTGGCATACGCTGGCATGGAAGCGGGTTTGAACGTCTCATGGCTGCCTTCCTACGGCCCGGAGATGCGGGGCGGAACCGCCAATTGTGGCGTTATTATCACAGACGAAGCTATCGGATCGCCAATTGTGACCCGTCCCACCGCCTTAGTTGTTATGAACCGGCCTTCACTCGACAAATTTGAGTCTGTACTCCAACCGGGAGGTCTGTTAATTCTTGACTCCAACCTCGTTACACGCTCATCCGAAAGAACCGATATAGACATCATTTCTATTCCGGCGCAAACGTCTGCCGAGGAACTGGGAAACAAACGTGCTGCAAACATGGTGCTTTTGGGCGCTTTGGCAGCCAAGACGGGGATTATTGCAGAGGACCTGTTGTTGCAGTCGATACAGCGCCACGGAAAGAAGGACTTTTTTGAAGTGAACCAAAAGGCTTTGGCAAAAGGGGCGGAGTACGTGCCAGCGCACAGCGCCTCATGA
- the narJ gene encoding nitrate reductase molybdenum cofactor assembly chaperone — MSMEHIDSELGTGRRAAGSQLLEAAQSEATAYVGTVAGSGGSGGSRELPGSSASVKEMPADTDAAAVWTQPEWKILSLLLSYPGDEIYSQLIEETAEWAHEIGDDEMVQLVAEFRDSDVEGLVAEYVQYFDFQSNTCLYMTAHELGDSRKRGVALVALRRMLAAAGWEQDELELPDYLPLLFEFLAAKSSDFDAGDVEIRLGRVCKVIAGKLPAESVYQKLFTAAVKRLPEVPIPENGIVFTGNEATDLDELPYPVFYE, encoded by the coding sequence ATGAGCATGGAACACATAGACAGCGAACTAGGAACGGGCCGACGAGCTGCCGGGAGTCAGTTGCTGGAGGCAGCACAATCCGAAGCAACCGCATATGTCGGAACAGTTGCGGGGTCTGGCGGGTCTGGCGGGTCGCGAGAGCTACCGGGATCATCCGCATCCGTGAAGGAAATGCCCGCCGATACGGACGCAGCCGCCGTTTGGACCCAGCCGGAATGGAAGATACTTTCGCTTTTGCTGAGCTATCCCGGGGATGAAATTTACTCTCAGTTAATAGAAGAAACGGCTGAATGGGCTCATGAAATTGGCGATGATGAGATGGTTCAGCTTGTCGCTGAGTTTCGAGACAGTGACGTTGAGGGTTTGGTAGCGGAATATGTACAGTACTTTGATTTCCAGTCCAACACCTGTCTGTACATGACGGCACATGAGCTTGGTGACAGCAGGAAGCGTGGAGTTGCACTGGTAGCCCTGCGGCGAATGCTTGCGGCTGCAGGGTGGGAACAGGATGAATTAGAACTGCCGGATTATTTGCCGCTGCTATTTGAGTTTTTGGCAGCCAAGTCATCGGATTTCGACGCGGGAGACGTGGAAATTCGCTTAGGCAGAGTGTGTAAAGTCATTGCCGGGAAACTGCCTGCTGAGAGCGTCTACCAGAAGCTGTTTACTGCGGCTGTCAAACGCCTGCCGGAAGTACCGATACCCGAAAATGGCATCGTTTTCACAGGCAATGAAGCGACGGATTTAGACGAACTGCCGTATCCCGTTTTTTACGAATAA
- a CDS encoding ABC transporter permease has product MRRTWFQILTPVLASIIAIVIGAIVVAAIGYNPLSVYGALLAGAFGGWYSIGNTLAGSIPLILAGLGVALAFKAGLFNIGADGQYWVGAMTAVWLGYHFNSLPGWLHLTVVLVGAMIAGGLWGGIIPGLTKAYVGAHEVITTMMMSYIGISLARYMIEDGPMRVKGYIPQSAKVDKSIWLTVLISHTQFTTGIFIALVAVIVTWILLYKSNVGFQLRTVGMNQRAAKYAGINVPLYTVLALGLSGVLAGLAGGVQMLASTDHRLVDSFSSGYGYTAIVVALLARNNPFGVIVAAIFFSALNYGGNNMQMVSGVPASLTDVLTGLIVFFVAAERLIPMIGTWYRKRRSGKHTLNVSEKG; this is encoded by the coding sequence ATGAGGAGAACATGGTTTCAAATCTTAACGCCAGTTCTGGCCTCCATCATTGCCATCGTCATTGGTGCCATTGTTGTGGCAGCCATTGGGTACAATCCTCTTAGCGTTTACGGCGCGCTGCTTGCGGGTGCTTTTGGTGGATGGTACAGCATTGGCAATACCCTTGCCGGCTCGATTCCATTGATTCTGGCTGGTCTCGGCGTAGCGCTGGCCTTCAAGGCAGGGCTCTTTAATATTGGCGCCGACGGCCAGTATTGGGTAGGTGCTATGACGGCTGTGTGGCTGGGCTACCATTTTAACAGTCTGCCGGGCTGGCTGCATCTTACAGTGGTCCTTGTCGGTGCCATGATTGCGGGGGGTCTCTGGGGCGGCATTATTCCGGGGTTGACCAAGGCCTACGTGGGGGCTCATGAAGTCATTACCACCATGATGATGAGCTACATTGGCATTTCACTGGCCCGTTACATGATTGAGGATGGGCCGATGAGAGTGAAAGGATACATTCCGCAATCTGCAAAGGTGGACAAGTCAATTTGGCTGACAGTTTTAATTTCACATACACAGTTTACAACAGGTATCTTTATTGCTCTCGTCGCAGTCATTGTCACATGGATACTGCTATATAAAAGCAATGTTGGATTTCAATTGAGAACCGTCGGGATGAATCAAAGAGCAGCCAAATATGCGGGTATTAATGTTCCTCTATATACTGTATTAGCCCTTGGTCTCAGTGGTGTTCTCGCGGGCCTGGCAGGCGGGGTGCAGATGTTGGCGTCTACAGACCATCGGCTGGTAGACAGCTTTTCAAGCGGGTACGGGTACACCGCAATCGTTGTGGCTTTGCTGGCGAGAAACAATCCCTTTGGTGTCATTGTGGCCGCGATATTCTTTTCTGCGCTTAACTACGGCGGAAATAACATGCAAATGGTATCCGGTGTCCCTGCAAGTTTAACGGATGTTCTCACTGGACTCATTGTCTTCTTTGTTGCTGCGGAGCGCCTAATTCCTATGATCGGAACTTGGTACCGCAAGCGGCGCAGCGGGAAACACACTTTGAACGTCTCGGAGAAAGGGTGA
- the narI gene encoding respiratory nitrate reductase subunit gamma has product MSQFLWVIFPYLALALMIVGSLYRFVYGQRGWGSKSSEILEKKWLRRGSLMFHWGMLFVFGGHVMGLLIPISVYHALGVSTEFYHFNADLFGGLAGLITFAGVVILLWRRTFDSRVRANSSTSDFVALILLLIVIGIGTFETVGYNNIFGAYEYRTTIGPWIRELVVLHPNAALMKSVPVVLKAHILAAFSLFAIWPFTRLVHVFSLPIRYPLRAPVQYRSRNRYRHY; this is encoded by the coding sequence ATGAGTCAGTTCTTGTGGGTGATATTCCCATACCTAGCCCTGGCCCTGATGATTGTCGGTTCTCTCTACCGATTTGTATATGGGCAGCGCGGATGGGGATCGAAATCCAGTGAAATTCTTGAGAAGAAGTGGCTGAGACGAGGCAGCCTCATGTTCCACTGGGGCATGTTGTTTGTCTTCGGCGGTCATGTCATGGGCCTGCTGATTCCCATATCTGTTTATCACGCCCTTGGTGTGAGTACCGAATTCTATCATTTCAACGCCGATCTCTTTGGCGGCCTCGCCGGCCTCATCACCTTTGCCGGTGTTGTCATTCTCTTGTGGCGGAGGACCTTTGATTCCCGCGTCCGTGCCAACTCTAGTACGTCGGACTTTGTCGCACTCATTCTGTTGCTGATTGTCATTGGCATCGGAACCTTTGAAACGGTGGGCTACAACAATATCTTTGGAGCCTACGAGTACCGGACAACAATTGGTCCGTGGATTCGTGAATTGGTGGTGCTGCACCCAAATGCGGCTTTGATGAAGTCGGTTCCGGTGGTCCTGAAAGCCCACATTTTGGCCGCTTTCTCGTTGTTCGCAATTTGGCCGTTCACTCGGCTGGTTCACGTGTTCAGCCTGCCCATTCGGTATCCACTGCGAGCTCCTGTACAGTATCGATCGCGCAACCGGTATCGTCACTATTAA
- a CDS encoding BMP family protein has protein sequence MMKSKKWNVGLGITSVAALTMMLAGCGAKTGGGNQSNGTSGSGAHSNFKVGLVTDTGGLNDHGFNHLSDVGLVKAEKQLGVTGNVVSSKSASDYVSNLTTFAQKHYNLVIAVGYLMDSAVKQVSKEYPKTKFLIIDDSITGIPNVTGALFKTEQCGYLAGVMAGMMEKQGKAPRLNSKNILGVVGGQKIPPVTSYIAGFQQGVKKVDSGATILVKYANSFSDQAKGSEIAQSEISNGADIVFQVAGATGIGVIKAAQKAKVYAIGVDANQNYLAPKTVITSATKGVDTATYDVIKQALDGKFKSGDQYFDLSNNGVGLAPANSAVPKSIVSQVQKYRSEIKSGKITVSAKLQ, from the coding sequence ATGATGAAAAGTAAGAAGTGGAACGTTGGTCTGGGTATTACCAGTGTTGCTGCTCTGACCATGATGCTGGCTGGGTGCGGTGCGAAGACGGGCGGAGGAAATCAGTCCAATGGAACTTCGGGCAGCGGCGCACACAGCAATTTTAAAGTCGGTTTGGTAACGGATACAGGCGGTCTGAACGATCACGGTTTTAACCACTTGTCCGACGTTGGTCTGGTCAAAGCAGAGAAGCAGCTTGGCGTGACAGGCAACGTGGTGTCATCAAAATCGGCCTCTGACTATGTCTCAAATTTAACGACCTTTGCCCAGAAACATTATAACCTGGTGATTGCAGTCGGTTATTTGATGGATTCTGCTGTGAAACAGGTCTCGAAAGAGTACCCCAAAACCAAGTTCCTCATCATTGACGATTCCATTACGGGGATTCCTAATGTAACTGGCGCACTGTTTAAAACGGAACAGTGCGGATATTTGGCAGGCGTCATGGCTGGAATGATGGAGAAGCAGGGTAAAGCGCCTCGCCTAAACAGCAAAAACATTCTTGGTGTTGTAGGGGGTCAAAAGATTCCACCTGTAACATCTTATATTGCAGGATTCCAGCAGGGTGTGAAAAAAGTGGACTCTGGCGCAACAATTCTCGTTAAGTATGCAAACTCTTTCAGCGACCAAGCTAAGGGGAGTGAAATTGCTCAATCTGAGATCAGCAATGGCGCAGACATTGTCTTTCAGGTCGCTGGAGCAACGGGTATCGGTGTGATTAAGGCTGCGCAAAAGGCAAAGGTCTATGCGATTGGTGTAGATGCTAACCAGAACTATTTAGCGCCAAAGACGGTCATCACAAGTGCGACAAAAGGTGTAGACACTGCAACTTACGATGTCATCAAGCAGGCCCTTGACGGTAAATTCAAGTCTGGAGACCAATACTTTGACCTCAGCAACAACGGTGTGGGCCTCGCACCTGCCAACAGTGCCGTACCGAAGAGCATTGTGTCTCAGGTGCAAAAGTACCGCAGCGAAATCAAGAGTGGAAAAATCACAGTGTCGGCAAAACTTCAATAA
- a CDS encoding thiamine pyrophosphate-dependent enzyme, whose amino-acid sequence MALTFEKPKGLTDVPTHYCPGCTHGIIHRLIAEVVDELGVLDKTVGVAPVGCSVLAYDYFSCDMYEAAHGRAPAVATGIKRAKPDATVFTYQGDGDLAAIGTAEIVHAATRGEKITTVFVNNAIYGMTGGQMAPTSLPGQVTETSPYGRNTGLAGYPIRVSEMISTLDGASYVERVSVDSVKNVMRAKKAIKKAFEYQIAGKGFSMVEVLSTCPTNWGLSPTEALTWLRDNMMPYYPLGVKKDIGEED is encoded by the coding sequence TTGGCGTTGACATTTGAAAAGCCAAAAGGATTGACGGATGTTCCAACGCACTATTGTCCAGGCTGTACTCACGGCATTATTCACAGGCTCATCGCAGAGGTTGTGGACGAACTGGGTGTTCTGGACAAGACAGTTGGTGTGGCACCAGTTGGGTGCTCCGTTCTTGCCTACGACTACTTCTCCTGTGACATGTACGAAGCTGCTCACGGCAGAGCGCCTGCTGTTGCAACGGGAATCAAGCGTGCGAAGCCGGATGCCACGGTCTTTACCTATCAGGGAGACGGCGATTTGGCAGCCATCGGTACAGCGGAGATTGTTCACGCTGCGACACGGGGTGAAAAAATCACTACTGTCTTTGTCAATAACGCCATCTATGGAATGACCGGCGGCCAAATGGCGCCAACATCACTGCCGGGTCAAGTGACGGAAACATCGCCCTATGGCCGGAATACTGGCCTTGCTGGGTATCCAATCAGAGTTTCGGAAATGATTTCAACATTGGACGGAGCCAGTTACGTTGAACGTGTGTCCGTTGACAGTGTTAAAAATGTCATGAGAGCTAAGAAGGCAATCAAGAAAGCCTTTGAATACCAAATTGCAGGTAAAGGTTTCAGCATGGTTGAGGTACTCTCAACGTGTCCCACGAACTGGGGGTTGTCTCCCACAGAAGCGTTGACGTGGCTGCGAGACAACATGATGCCTTACTATCCTCTCGGTGTGAAAAAAGATATCGGGGAGGAGGATTAA
- the narH gene encoding nitrate reductase subunit beta, with translation MKIKAQIAMVMNLDKCIGCHTCSVTCKNTWTNRPGTEYMWFNNVETRPGVGYPKRWEDQEKFKGGWTLKDGKLRLRAGGAVKKLANIFYNPDQPTIDDYYEPWTYDYENLIQSPKRKHQPVARPRSALTGEWMDSPKWGPNWDDDLAGGSEIAPQDPNFQHMQEHVAFTYEQTFMMYLPRICEHCLNPSCVAACPSGAIYKRDEDGVVLVDQDACRGWRFCVSACPYKKVYFNWNTHKAEKCNFCYPRIESGLPTVCSETCVGRIRYLGVILYDADKVREMASVKDEKDLYEAQLSMFLDPNDPEVIEEARKAGISEAWMEGARNSPVYKMAVEWKVALPLHPEYRTLPMVWYVPPLSPMMNNIQNEDALSPKGYVEAVSQMRIPMQYLASILTAGDDEVIRKVMLRLTAMRAHMRGKSVGQSEDTSLLDESGLTTEQLEAMARMFGVAKYNERFVIPSGNRDKDPDLAYEQGACSLEGIAPPEGVLAPVSHGGDER, from the coding sequence TTGAAGATTAAAGCGCAAATTGCAATGGTGATGAATCTGGACAAATGCATCGGTTGTCACACCTGCAGTGTGACCTGTAAAAATACCTGGACCAATCGACCTGGCACAGAATACATGTGGTTTAACAATGTAGAGACAAGACCTGGTGTGGGCTATCCCAAGCGCTGGGAAGACCAGGAGAAGTTCAAGGGCGGATGGACACTGAAAGACGGCAAACTCCGGCTGCGTGCCGGGGGTGCCGTGAAAAAGCTGGCCAACATTTTCTATAATCCAGACCAGCCCACCATTGACGACTACTACGAACCGTGGACCTATGACTACGAAAACCTGATTCAAAGTCCCAAGAGGAAGCATCAGCCTGTGGCACGACCGCGATCGGCCCTGACAGGAGAGTGGATGGACAGTCCCAAATGGGGGCCCAACTGGGATGACGACCTGGCCGGCGGCTCGGAAATCGCACCCCAGGACCCGAACTTCCAACACATGCAGGAACACGTGGCATTCACCTACGAGCAGACCTTCATGATGTACCTGCCGCGGATTTGCGAGCACTGCCTGAATCCATCCTGTGTGGCGGCTTGCCCGTCGGGCGCCATTTACAAGCGGGATGAGGACGGTGTCGTCTTGGTCGATCAAGACGCTTGCCGCGGCTGGCGCTTCTGCGTCAGTGCCTGCCCGTACAAGAAGGTTTACTTCAACTGGAACACGCACAAGGCAGAAAAGTGTAACTTCTGCTATCCCAGGATTGAATCAGGGCTGCCCACAGTGTGCTCCGAAACCTGTGTCGGCCGGATTCGCTACTTGGGTGTCATTCTGTACGATGCAGACAAGGTCCGCGAGATGGCCTCTGTCAAAGATGAAAAGGACCTGTATGAAGCTCAGTTGTCTATGTTTTTAGATCCGAACGATCCCGAAGTCATCGAAGAAGCCCGCAAAGCCGGCATCTCCGAAGCATGGATGGAAGGCGCCCGCAATTCGCCGGTCTACAAAATGGCTGTTGAGTGGAAAGTGGCATTGCCCTTGCACCCAGAATACCGGACACTGCCCATGGTCTGGTACGTACCGCCCCTGAGCCCAATGATGAACAACATCCAGAACGAAGATGCTTTGTCACCAAAGGGCTACGTCGAAGCTGTCAGTCAGATGAGAATTCCGATGCAGTACCTGGCTTCCATTTTGACAGCGGGTGACGATGAAGTGATTCGCAAAGTCATGCTTCGCCTGACCGCTATGCGTGCCCACATGCGCGGCAAGAGTGTTGGCCAGTCCGAGGACACAAGCCTGCTGGATGAATCCGGATTGACGACAGAACAACTGGAAGCCATGGCACGGATGTTCGGCGTTGCCAAGTATAATGAGCGCTTTGTCATACCAAGCGGCAATCGCGATAAGGACCCGGATTTGGCGTACGAGCAAGGCGCCTGCAGCCTGGAAGGGATTGCACCGCCGGAAGGCGTCTTGGCACCGGTGTCTCACGGGGGCGATGAACGATGA
- a CDS encoding 4Fe-4S binding protein → MARVTFTEDTCKGCGLCIDVCPKNIIQFSDRLNVKGYHSATVPEEDMDQCIGCTFCAVMCPDVTIAVSL, encoded by the coding sequence ATGGCGAGAGTTACCTTTACCGAGGACACTTGTAAGGGTTGTGGACTTTGTATCGATGTCTGTCCTAAAAACATTATTCAGTTTTCTGACAGGCTGAATGTGAAGGGGTATCATTCCGCTACGGTTCCGGAAGAAGACATGGATCAGTGCATTGGCTGTACTTTCTGCGCTGTCATGTGTCCGGACGTAACCATCGCAGTGAGTCTTTAG
- a CDS encoding ABC transporter ATP-binding protein has protein sequence MNGFLEVRDVTKTFPGVVANDKVNLTLQSGEVHAILGENGAGKSTLMKLIYGLYQPDSGDIRLEGKSLDFQSPRDAIRAGIGMVHQHFMLIPALTVAENIVLGAEPGRIRYRRKQANQQVRALSEQYKLTVDPTAKVGHLSVGLQQRVEILKALFREAKLLILDEPTALLTPQETRELFEVVRHLRDEGIPILFISHKLDEVKEISNRVTVMRAGQTVETVETADATPQELANLMVGREVVLQINKKPATPGAPVISVKDLWVQDMDKHDRVRGVSFDVKAGEVFGLAGIDGNGQFELVDAIAGLARVTGGEIRFDGKDIRHHSPAARTVAGIAYVPQDRQRDGLILDFSLVENSILRDFRSREFSRFGFTKARSALTFTKRMLKEFDVRPPIPERHADDLSGGNQQKVILAREVSRDPKLMIAAQPTRGLDVGAIEGIHKQLIRLRDEGRGVLLVSLELDEILSLSDRIGVIHNGELVAIVSGAEATREKIGLLMTGVKDAEAKEVES, from the coding sequence ATGAACGGATTCCTCGAGGTTCGAGACGTGACAAAGACATTTCCTGGTGTTGTTGCGAATGACAAAGTCAATCTGACACTCCAATCAGGTGAGGTTCACGCAATCCTTGGAGAAAACGGAGCGGGAAAGTCAACATTAATGAAGCTTATTTACGGCTTGTACCAACCGGATTCCGGGGATATCCGCTTGGAAGGAAAATCTCTTGATTTTCAAAGCCCTCGAGATGCAATCAGAGCTGGGATTGGCATGGTGCACCAGCATTTTATGTTGATCCCCGCGTTGACCGTGGCAGAAAACATTGTTCTAGGAGCCGAGCCAGGGCGGATTCGCTATCGCCGCAAGCAAGCCAACCAACAAGTTCGGGCACTGTCCGAGCAATACAAATTAACCGTAGACCCTACTGCCAAAGTGGGACATTTAAGCGTTGGCCTGCAGCAGCGGGTGGAAATTCTTAAGGCGCTGTTCCGTGAGGCAAAACTGCTGATTCTGGACGAGCCTACCGCACTTTTGACCCCTCAGGAAACCAGGGAATTGTTTGAAGTGGTGCGTCATTTACGGGATGAAGGGATTCCCATCTTGTTTATCAGTCATAAATTGGACGAGGTTAAGGAAATCTCAAACCGCGTCACTGTCATGCGCGCAGGTCAAACTGTAGAAACAGTGGAAACTGCAGATGCTACACCGCAAGAACTGGCAAACTTGATGGTGGGCCGCGAGGTCGTTCTTCAGATTAACAAGAAGCCTGCGACTCCGGGTGCACCCGTCATTTCCGTCAAAGACCTGTGGGTGCAGGATATGGACAAGCATGACCGGGTACGGGGAGTTTCTTTTGATGTCAAAGCCGGTGAGGTTTTCGGTTTGGCCGGAATTGACGGCAATGGCCAATTTGAACTGGTCGATGCAATTGCCGGCTTGGCACGTGTTACTGGCGGTGAAATCCGATTTGACGGGAAAGACATCCGCCACCACAGTCCAGCGGCAAGAACGGTTGCCGGAATAGCATACGTTCCTCAGGACAGGCAACGAGATGGTTTGATCCTCGACTTCAGTCTTGTGGAAAACTCCATTCTGAGGGACTTTCGCAGCAGGGAATTTTCGCGGTTTGGATTTACCAAGGCCAGGTCCGCTTTGACTTTCACGAAGCGGATGCTGAAAGAGTTTGATGTCAGGCCTCCAATTCCTGAGCGTCACGCTGACGATTTGTCTGGCGGCAATCAGCAGAAGGTGATTTTGGCCCGTGAAGTCTCTCGTGACCCAAAACTCATGATTGCAGCACAGCCCACTCGCGGGTTGGACGTGGGTGCTATTGAAGGCATTCATAAACAGTTGATTCGCTTGCGGGACGAAGGCCGTGGAGTTTTGCTGGTCTCGCTGGAGCTGGACGAAATTCTGAGTCTGTCCGACCGCATCGGGGTTATTCATAACGGTGAACTCGTCGCAATTGTTTCTGGCGCAGAGGCGACTCGTGAGAAAATAGGCCTCCTAATGACCGGCGTCAAGGACGCAGAAGCAAAGGAGGTTGAGTCATGA
- a CDS encoding 3-methyl-2-oxobutanoate dehydrogenase subunit VorB gives MGDKVLMKGTEAIGEAAIRADCQCFFGYPITPQTEVAAYMAKKMPELGRVFVQAESEVAAINMVYGAAGTGVRCMTSSSSPGISLKAEGISYIAGAELPCLIVNIVRGGPGLGSIQPAQSDYFQATKGGGHGDYNMPVFAPSSIQEMVDLIQEAFDVADAYRTPCMLMGDGMLGQMMEPVEFHETARRELPKKDWAADGLRGRAHHNVINSLYLNPEELEQHNLHLQEKYQQIKKNEARYEIYNCEGEVDIILAAYGTTSRVCKNVIKMAAEEGIRVGLVRPITLWPFPNEAFEKTVEHTKYGYLAVEMSAGQMIEDVRLVVNGRKPVGFHGRMGGMVPNPEDILAKVRELALEGVK, from the coding sequence ATGGGTGACAAAGTCTTAATGAAGGGCACGGAAGCCATTGGTGAGGCGGCGATTCGTGCAGACTGTCAGTGTTTCTTCGGATATCCAATTACTCCGCAGACCGAGGTTGCAGCTTACATGGCGAAGAAGATGCCGGAACTTGGCCGCGTCTTCGTACAAGCCGAGAGTGAGGTTGCGGCAATCAATATGGTTTACGGTGCTGCAGGAACAGGCGTACGCTGCATGACTTCATCAAGCAGTCCCGGAATCAGCTTGAAAGCGGAAGGGATTTCGTACATTGCAGGTGCTGAATTGCCGTGTCTTATCGTTAATATTGTGCGGGGCGGACCGGGTCTAGGCAGTATTCAGCCGGCCCAGTCGGATTATTTCCAGGCGACAAAAGGCGGGGGACACGGTGACTACAACATGCCTGTATTTGCGCCTTCATCGATTCAGGAAATGGTCGATCTCATTCAAGAAGCCTTCGATGTAGCTGACGCCTACCGCACCCCTTGTATGCTGATGGGTGACGGGATGTTGGGCCAGATGATGGAGCCTGTTGAGTTTCATGAAACCGCCAGGAGAGAACTGCCGAAAAAGGATTGGGCAGCCGACGGACTGCGGGGGAGAGCACACCATAATGTCATTAATTCACTCTATCTGAATCCGGAAGAATTAGAGCAACACAACTTGCACTTGCAAGAAAAATACCAGCAGATTAAGAAAAACGAGGCTCGCTATGAAATCTACAACTGCGAAGGAGAAGTGGATATCATCCTGGCGGCCTATGGAACCACTTCTCGTGTTTGTAAAAACGTCATTAAGATGGCGGCAGAAGAAGGGATTCGAGTTGGCCTCGTACGTCCAATCACCTTGTGGCCGTTTCCAAATGAAGCCTTCGAAAAGACAGTGGAACATACGAAGTATGGATATTTGGCGGTGGAGATGAGTGCAGGGCAGATGATAGAGGATGTCAGGCTTGTAGTTAATGGTAGAAAACCGGTAGGCTTTCACGGACGCATGGGCGGTATGGTTCCGAATCCCGAAGACATACTGGCAAAGGTTCGCGAGCTTGCGCTCGAGGGGGTGAAGTAA
- a CDS encoding P1 family peptidase has product MRKRFRDYGYQVGTLDPGPENSITDVAGVSVGHATLRPEAGHQRDVCTGVTAIFPHSGNLYRDKPAAAVHVINGFGKTTGLVQVEELGELESPIMLTNTFSVPAVTEGTLRYMLMQHPEIGDTSGSLNVVVGECNDSYLNDMRGLHVRPYHALEALQRAHKGGAVIEGSVGAGTGMRCFGWKGGIGTASRKVETSEGSFVLGALVLTNFGEAQDLMILGVPVGQYLQPPVDPAGIGVHDASGNASESPANTSESGDAGMGDGSVMVVIGTDAPLDSRQLKRLAKRVAFGLARTGSIAHHGSGDIAIAFSVPRSGSGAAYQNCFTSDAAFMSQYFRAVVESTEEAVLNSLVVNQDIAGRKGRLLTALPMQRVAKLLDSHYPQFR; this is encoded by the coding sequence GTGAGGAAGAGATTCCGAGACTACGGCTACCAAGTTGGAACACTGGATCCGGGACCTGAAAACTCGATTACAGATGTAGCTGGGGTCTCCGTGGGTCATGCGACCCTCAGGCCCGAAGCTGGGCACCAGCGTGATGTCTGCACAGGTGTTACAGCCATCTTCCCCCACTCTGGGAATCTATACAGAGATAAGCCCGCGGCCGCGGTACATGTGATTAACGGTTTTGGGAAGACGACTGGATTAGTCCAAGTCGAGGAGTTGGGCGAGCTTGAGTCCCCCATCATGCTGACCAATACGTTCAGTGTCCCTGCTGTAACAGAGGGGACACTGAGGTATATGTTGATGCAGCACCCGGAAATTGGAGATACCAGCGGTTCGTTAAACGTGGTAGTTGGGGAGTGTAACGACAGTTATTTAAATGACATGCGGGGTCTGCACGTGCGGCCTTACCATGCGCTTGAGGCTTTGCAGCGTGCTCACAAGGGCGGTGCCGTTATCGAAGGCAGCGTGGGGGCAGGCACGGGAATGCGCTGCTTTGGATGGAAAGGAGGAATTGGGACCGCGTCAAGAAAAGTGGAAACAAGTGAAGGCAGTTTTGTTTTAGGCGCACTTGTTCTGACGAATTTTGGAGAGGCACAGGACTTGATGATACTGGGGGTACCTGTTGGACAGTACCTGCAACCACCAGTTGACCCTGCTGGAATCGGTGTCCACGATGCTTCTGGAAACGCCAGTGAGAGTCCAGCAAACACCAGCGAAAGTGGTGACGCAGGAATGGGTGATGGCTCGGTGATGGTCGTGATTGGGACGGATGCTCCGCTTGATTCACGCCAGCTCAAGCGTTTGGCGAAGAGGGTTGCGTTTGGTCTTGCGCGAACGGGATCGATTGCGCATCATGGCAGCGGCGACATCGCCATCGCCTTCTCAGTGCCTCGTTCGGGCAGTGGAGCCGCCTATCAAAATTGCTTTACTTCAGACGCGGCCTTTATGTCCCAGTACTTTCGTGCCGTTGTGGAATCTACAGAGGAAGCGGTTCTGAACTCGCTTGTGGTCAATCAGGATATAGCAGGAAGAAAGGGGCGCCTACTCACGGCCCTGCCGATGCAGCGGGTTGCCAAACTATTAGACTCTCATTATCCTCAATTTCGCTAA